ACTCGGACGCAGATTGTTGCACGATCTCGGCGCGGATGGTGGCGAATGTCTGCCATTCCTTCACGACTGAACCGGAGGGTTTCACAATTTGGGTTTCGCGCTGAAGTTCGATGCGCCGGTCGAGTTTACCGGCACGCATCAGAGCTTCCACCGGATCACGGCTTCAAACGTCAGAACACCATGGCAATAGTTCTTTTCCGGATCGGGATCGCGAAGCCAGCGAACCGAAGGCTTTGCAAATTCGTCAATGGTGCAGCCGTCCGCGTTTGGAATTTCCCGCAAAGCGTTCATGGCTGCAAAGCCGATGGCCTTGGCCGTGTCTTCGCCATCCTCGATAGCCCAAATGTGTGCGTCAACGAACACGCGGGCGGCGTATCCAGCGCCAGCCGTATAGCCAAGGAAGATGGTTTGAGCGTCGGTAAGCATGATGCATGGTAAGGCTTCGGGCCGTGACGATCCGGCAAAGATGGACGTTGCGGAAACAAGCGAGGTGACGGCGGTGTCACTGATTAGGCGGGCACGGATGGCCGTGCGCAGTGCAAGCGATGGCTCAATCACGGGCAAGCCTTTCCTTGATGGCCTTGCGGCTGGCACGATTGACACGGTTCGCGATACGCTTTTTCAGAATGCGATAGGCGGGCCAGAAATAAGCCTGCGCTTCTGCTTCAGCGGTGCCGTATTCGACAAGGTGAGCATAGCGAACGTCACTGTTGCCAGCGGTCACAAGCACCTCATTCTCAGCGGCAACGCGCGAGCCTCCCGGCTGCGAATATGCCGGTGTTGCTTGCTTCGGGCCGGTGACGGCAATGGAATTTTTCAGCGCGCCGGTATCTTCAGGCGCAAAACGGCGCTGCAAATCGGCCAATTCTTCAGCGGATTTCTCAAGCGCCGGAACGGTAGCTTCAAGATAGGCCTTCGGAAGGCTCATAACCTTGCGCTGGATACGGCTGTATTGTTCGGATTTCGCCATCAGAACGTCCATTCCCGATAGGGCCGGATCATATCGAGCAATCCGAACGGCAATTCATAAGGGTTTACGCCGACAAGCGTAGCTTCGCGGTTCTCGTAAAGGTGTCCAGCAAGGAGCAAAACGCCTTCCTTCACGTCCGAAGGAACCGTGTCATAATTCGTCCAGGGCGTGCCGGTGTAATTGGCGACCCATGCTTCGGCGGCGTCCAGCTTGTGCTGAAGCAACTCGTCATCGGCGGAATCATCGATATTAAGCTGGAGCTTCAGCAAGGATAGGGTGACGATACTCACTACAAAATCGCCTTTCGCGGTGTGGTTTCAGAAAAAGTTATTTCGGGCGTCTCTTGCAAAGTGCTCCCCGCGCCGGT
This is a stretch of genomic DNA from Phyllobacterium zundukense. It encodes these proteins:
- a CDS encoding HK97-gp10 family putative phage morphogenesis protein — encoded protein: MAKSEQYSRIQRKVMSLPKAYLEATVPALEKSAEELADLQRRFAPEDTGALKNSIAVTGPKQATPAYSQPGGSRVAAENEVLVTAGNSDVRYAHLVEYGTAEAEAQAYFWPAYRILKKRIANRVNRASRKAIKERLARD
- a CDS encoding DUF3168 domain-containing protein translates to MIEPSLALRTAIRARLISDTAVTSLVSATSIFAGSSRPEALPCIMLTDAQTIFLGYTAGAGYAARVFVDAHIWAIEDGEDTAKAIGFAAMNALREIPNADGCTIDEFAKPSVRWLRDPDPEKNYCHGVLTFEAVIRWKL
- a CDS encoding head-tail connector protein, which produces MSIVTLSLLKLQLNIDDSADDELLQHKLDAAEAWVANYTGTPWTNYDTVPSDVKEGVLLLAGHLYENREATLVGVNPYELPFGLLDMIRPYREWTF